The segment CTCGGCGACAGCGAGAGCGCCGCGAGATGCCGGGAGATCATCTGCTCGAGGCGCGGTGTCGCCGGCCGGAGCTCCGCCGCGGCCGCTGCGGGCCCCGGGAGAGGCCCCTCCTGTCCGGGCGGGTCGGCCTCGCCGGCCCCGGCCAGGCGGGCGCGGGCGAAGGCGGCGAGGAATCGGGCCTCGAGGGCCGGGCGGAGGCGGGCGTCGCCGAGCCGGCGCTGGGCTTCCACGACGCGTCCGAATTCGCCGAGGGCGGCGCGGTCGCGACCCGCCGCGAGCTCCATGCGGCCGAGCAGGAGCGCCGCGAGAACCTGATCGCTCGCGAGGCCCCGGGCCGCCACCGCTTCCGCGAGCGGGCGCAGGGTCTCCGCTTCCGCCAGTCGCCCGAGGTCGACGAGAACGTGGCCCCGGTGCAGCTCGTTGAGGCGATAGCGGCGGTGACTCTCTCCAAAAGCGCGTCGCAGCCCGTCTCCGGCGAGGACGAGATTGCGCAGCGCCGCGTCGGGCCGCAGCTGCTCGCGCTCGACCGTGGCGAGCAGGGTGCGCGCGGCGGCGGTATCCGGGTGCTCTTCTCCGAGCTGCTTCTCGCGCGCGGCAAGCGTCTCGCGCGCCAGCGTCTCGGCTGTGTCGACCTCGCCGACGACGAGACAGATCCGGGCCATGTTCAGCGGCGCGACCGAGTAGCGCGGATGGTCCTCGCCGAGGAGCTTCTTGCGCATCGCAAGGGCCGTCGAGAAGAGCTCGTAGGCCTCCTCGGTCCTGCCGCGGACCTCGAGCACGCGCGCCAGATTGCTGCGCACCCAGTTCGTGCGCGGGTCGGTGGCGCCATAGGCGCGGACGGCGAGATCGAAGGCTCGCCGGGTGGCCGCTTCGGCGGGCTCGAACTCGTCCTGCGCGAGATGCGCGAGCCCGAGGACCTGAAGCGGTCCGGCGAGTGCACGCGGCTCGACCTCCGGCTGCGCTTCGAGGATCGCCAGCGCTTCGGCGATCGCCTCCTCCGCTTCCGCCGGACGGTCGAGCGCGCCCACGATCTCGGCGAGCACGGTCAGGGCGCGCGGGAGGTCCGGATGGCCCGGATCCAGGTGACGTCGGCGCAAATCGACACTGCGCCGGGCGAGCGGTTCCGCAGCGGCAGTCTCCCCGCGCACGTCGGCGACCACGGCCAGAACGTAAAGGGCCTGCGCCTCGAAGAGCTCACTGTTCGGCAGGCGCGCGGTCACTTCGAGACCGCGCCGGGCGAGCTTCTCGGCGGTCGACCAGTGACCGAGCCCGTAGTTCATCTCGGCGATCTGCAGGATCATCGGAACGAACAGCGCGGGCTCGTCGGCGAGCTCGCCTTCCAGGCGCTCCTCGCCCCGGCGCAGGAGCTCGCCGGCGGTCGGGTCCTCGCCGCTGTTCTCGAGCGGGCTCGAGGCGCGGAAGATGCTGACGAGGAAGCGCGAGACCTCTTCGGAGCGCCGCGCTTCGCTCCGCGCGCGATCGCGTTCGGCGGCGACTTGTCGCGACTGCAGCAGGACGACGATCGTTGCCGCGAGCACGAGCAGCGCGACCAGACTGGCGGAGCCGACCGCCAACCGGTGCCGCCGAACGAACTTCCGGGCGCGATAGCGGATGGTGTCGGGTCGCGCCAGGACCGGCTGATCGGCCAGGAAGCGTTCGACGTCGTCGGCCAGGCGATCGGCCGAGCCGTACCGGCGTTCGGGGTCCTTCTGCAGCGCCTTGCGCACGATGGTCTCGAGGTCGGCGGGGATCCGGGCGAGCCCGGTCGATGTGCCGCCTGCGCCGGGCTGGCTCCGGCGATTCGACGGCGCGAGTGGCGGCGGATCGGCCTCGCAGACGACACGTTCGAGCTCGCGCCAGCTGTCCTCCCGGAAGAGGTGCGCCGGCCGGCCGGCGAGCATTTCATAGAGCAGGAGGCCGAGCTGGTAGACGTCCGACGCGGTCTGGACAGGCTCTCCGCGGATCTGCTCGGGCGAGGCATAGGCCGGAGTCAGCGGCCGGGTCGTCGTGCGCGTCTCGGGCGCCGAGAGCTCCAGACCGTCGAGTGCCCGGGAGCCCGCGAGTACTTTGGCGATGCCGAAATCGAGGAGCTTGACGACGCCGGACCGGTCGACGAGGAGATTCGACGGCTTGAGGTCGCGATGCACGATGAGGTGGGAATGCGCATGCTGCACGGCCCGGGCCGCGGTGGCGAAGAGCTGGAGCCGTTCGGTGAGCGACGGGTTCCGGGAGGCGCACCAGCGATCGATCGCTTCGCCATCGATGAGCTCGAGGACGAGGTACGGCCGCCCGTCGTCGGCGACGCCGCCATCGAGCACGCGAGCGATGTTCGGATGGGCCAGCGTCGCGAGGATCTGGCGCTCCTGCTCGAAGCGCTGTACGAGCTCGGAGTCGCGATCGGGGGAGCGTTCGAAGAGCTTGAGGGCTGCCCGCTGCCGGAATCCTCCCGCGACACGCTCGGCGACGAAGACGCGCGACATGCCGCCACGGGCGAGGGGCTCGACGATCCTCCAGGCGCCGACGCGCGAGCCGGCGGCAAACGCGTCCGCGGCTTCGGGACGGGCGCGCGCCGCGAGGATGGCACCCTGGCGGAGAGCCTGGTCGAGACTGGCTTCGGTGCCGCAACGGGCGGCGTCGAGCAGCCGGTCGAGCAGGGCGGCGACGGCTGCGTCCTCCCCGCGCAGGAGCTCCAGCTGTTCGCCGCGCCGGACTTCGTCGAGATCGAGCAACTCGGCGAACAGCCGGTCGGCCCGGCGGGCGCGCTCGAGGTCGAGGTCGCCGATCACCTCGACGCTTCCAGGTCGAGCCGCAGCCAGGCGCGGGCGCGTTGCCACTCGCGCTGGGCCGTGCGCAGCGGCAGGCCGAGCGTGGCGGCGGTTTCGGCTTCGGTGAGACCGGCGAAGACGCGCAGCTCGACCAGTCGGACGAGTTGGGGATTGATCTCCTCGAGGCGTTCGAGCGCGTCGTGCACCCGCTCGAGGTCCGTGGCGCCGACGTCCAGGATGTGGACCCCTGTATCGAGCGGCAGGTGGACGATCCCCTCGCCGCGCTTGCCGGCGTTCGCCGCGCGATGTTGATCGATCACCAGTTGCCGCATGGCGCGCGCGCAGACGGCGAAGAAGTGCTCGCGATCGCGCGCCGGAGTCGCTGCGCTCGCGGCGAGCTTCATATAGGCCTCGTGCACGAGCGCGGTGGTCTCGAGTCCTGCCGGGCGCCCGGCCCGCAGCTGCGAGCGGGCGATGCGTTTGAGCTCAGCGTAGAGCAGCTCGACCAGCGCCGGAAAGGCGCTACTGTCCCCAGAGCCATAGGCGGAGAAGAGTCTGTCGAGCTCGACAGTGCCCCCGGTCATCAATTTCTGGCTTCCCCCGGCGATTTCGGCAGACGCTATCAAAGCGCCGTACCGGGCGGGAGCCGGTCCGGGAACGCGTCACGGGACGACGTCGCTCCAGGCGGCATCGCCGCCGGACTCGAAGTCGTCGGTGAAGAGGACGCGCCGGGCGAACCGGCGGACCAGGACGTCGTCGCTGTCGTCGAGCCCGAAATCGGGAGCGTTCCAGACCACCGCGAAAGTCGCCGGCCCCACAGCCACGTCGGGGCGCTCGGGGGAGCCAAACGCCGCGCCGAGGACGGAGAACGAGCTTCCCACGGGCTGGCCCGACTTCGTGAACTCCCGCGCCAGGATGTCGTTCGCAGACTGCAGAATGTCCCACACCACGACGAAGGCACCGTCGGCGGCCATGCCGATCCGGAAGCCCGAACTCGGAATGGTCGGCGCATCGTCCACGACCCACTCCGGGCCGAGGGCGTCGCAGTCGCGATCGAAGAAGCGGGCTCGAAGGTGGAAGTCGCCGATGGATGTGTACCAGACGACGGCAAAGTGCCCGTCCGCGGCGGCGGCGATCTGGGGGCCGTACTGGTTGCCCTGAGTCGTCTGGTTGACCGGGATTGCAGGTCCGAAGACCTGCGTATCGGTCACACAGCGCAATGCGACTCCCTTGCCTTCGCCGTCGAAGTCGGTCCAGGCGACGACCGCCCGGTCGTCGCCCAGGGCCGCGACGGCGACATCCCGATCGCCCGAGTTGCTGATGCCCACCGGAAACTCGCCCATCCCCACCCCGGCCGGTGTCGAGCGCTCGAACCAGACCGTGTCGCTCCAGGCCGACCAGGCCACGACCATCTCATCGTTGGCATCGATGTCCACGGCATGAAAGGCAACGGATGCCGTCTCGAGAGGATCATCGATCGCCAGCTCTCCGGACAGAAGGGTCCCGTCGGCGGACGTTCGCCGCGCATAGAGGTGATTTCCGTTGCCGGGACCGAGCGGCTCGAGACTCAACCAGATGGCCGCCCAATCGGCGCTTCCATTCATGGCGAGGTCCGGCCGATTCTGGTTGCCGGCGACGACCGCATTGAGCGTCGACTCGCTCCCAAAGGTACCGTTGGCCTGAAGGCGGCGGCTCCGGATGTCCTGCGCGTTGGTGACGAAGGACTGATACCAGGCAATCCGAAAGGCGCCGTTGTCGGCCGCACCGACGCGCGCCCAGCGAGCCTCGAAGTCGAGCTCCGTGTTGACGATCGTGGCACTGCCCAGCGGAAGAGGCTGAGCGGCGGCCGGCGCCAGGGCGGCGGATGCGAGGAACAGACCGGACAGGAGCGCAGCAATTGGACTCAAGGAAACAATGGGATTCATGGAAGCAATGGGGTTCATGGAAGACCCTCCTGCCTCGCTCCACGGATTCGGGCGGGCGATCCCGCCAGGACGGAGGTGCCAGGAGAGCCCTGAACGAGCGGTCATGGCGTGACCGCGCTCCAGGCCGTGAAGTCGAGGGACTCGAAGCCGTCGGTGAAGACAACCCGGCGTGCGAAGCGGCGGACGACGATGTTACGCGGCCCGGCGGCGCCGCTGTCGGGAGTCGTCCAGACCGCCCCGAAGGTTCCGGCGGAGATGGCGACCGCGGGGTTCGCCTGCACACCGAGGGTTGTCGCGTTGACGGCAAAAGGCGCTCCGGCCGGTAATCCCACCTTGGTGTACTCCCGGGCGGCGATGCCGTTGTCGGCGTCGAACTCCTGCGAGTACCAGACCACCACGAAGGCGCCGTCGGCCGCCATATCCACACGGGGAAAGGCCGCAGGCTCACCCGGGGTGCTGACGGTGAACTCGTTCCCGATCGGCGCACAATCGGTCCCCCCTCCGTCGATGGTGAAGAGCCGCGCCCGGATCTCGAGCTCGTGCTGCCAGACGATGACGAAGCGGAACTGGCCGTCCGACGCTACTGCGGGAAAGGTCTGGTCACCGGTCACGACGGCGTGCGCAATCGTCCCGGGTTCGAGCGCGAGGGCGAGCTCGTGGCAACGAAAGTAGGCGCCGCTCCCTTGTCCGTCGCTCGCGTGCCAGACGGCCACCCATTGATCCCCGTAGAGGCCGGCAGCATCCGGAGCCGAGCCTGGCGCACTCGCGGCTATGGCCGAGCCGGCGAACTGAACCCCGGAACGGTCGCGGAATCTGCCTTCGATGGAATTGCCGTCGCTTTCGTTGCGCCAGACGCCGACGAAGGAGTCGTCGCCCACCGCGGCCACCGCCGGGAAGGAGATGTCTGCCGGCAAGTCGACTGCGAACTGGGATTCGGCGCCGAGGATCGTGCCGCCAGCGGTGGTCCAACGCCCGAACGGCAAGTCGACTCCGACGGCTGCCTGATCGGTCGACCAGCTGGCGACCCAGTCGCCGCCAGCGGTCGAATCGACGCTCGGGGACTTCTGGTCGAGGGTCGTCGTCTCGGAGAGCAGAGAGTCGCTGCCGAGCGACCCGTTGACCTGCAGGCGGCGGATCCGGACATCCCAATGGGCCGGATCGCCCACCTGTGTGCTCCAGACGATGCGGAAGTTGTCGGCGCCGTCGGCCGCAATGTCGGGCGACGTCTGTTCGCCCGCGACGGTGGCGTTCACCGTCACTTCGCCGCCGATCGGGAGCGGCTGGGCGGGAGAAATGGTGGACAGCGCAAGCGACAGTCCGAGAGAGAGCGCGATGCATCGGTTCATGGGAAGCCTCCTGCAACCTCCCACGGATTCGGTCGGTGGATCCCGCCAGCGGCCTGAGGGAATCTTGCGCCGAACCTAGAGCGGAACCCGCTTTCCGCCGACCATGACGAAGCTCGGATGGGTGAGGAGGCCCAGGTCGCCCAGTGGGTCGCCGGGGACGGCGACGAGGTCGGCGAGCTTGCCGGGTTCGAGCGTGCCGATCCGATCCTCCCAGCCGAGGAGCTCGGCGCCGACGCGGGTCGCCGCCTGGATCGCCTGCATCGGCGTCATGCCGGCGCGGTGGAGCGCCGCGATCTCGCCCACATTGATCTCCTGCGTATAGCCGCCGAAGTCGCTGCCGGCGGCGATCTTCACGCCGGCGCGGATCGCCTTGCCGACCCAGGCGTACTGTTCGTCCTTGTAACGCTTCGAAAGCTCGATCATCTTTGCCTGCGCGCCGGTCGGGTCGCCGTGCTCGATGTAGTAGTCGCCGATGTAGAGCGTCGGGACCAGCCAGACACCGCTCTCGACCAGCATGCCGATCGCCTCGTCGTCGAGAAAGGTACCGTGCTCGATCGAGCGCACGCCGGCGCGGATCGCGGCCTTGATCCCATCGGTGGCGTGGGCGTGGGCCATCACGGGGACGCCGTGGCGCTTCGCCTCGTCGACGGCGACGCGGAGCTCCTCCGGGGAAAAGTGCACATCCTGCGGTCGGTCGCCGGCCGACATGAAGGCGCCGGTCACCAGGAGCTTCACCCAGTCGCTGCCGTACTTGATCTCCTCGCGCACGGCCTTCCTCACCTCTTCGACGCCGTCGGCGATGCGGCCGTCGGCCGCGACGCGGACCTCGGGCGCGAGGAAGTTGATGTCGCCGCCGCCGCCGGTGGTCGAGAGGTAGTGGGCCGCGCCGGTGAGCCGGGGCCCGAGGAAGAGCCCGGCGTCGATCGCCTTGCGCAGGTCGGTCACAGCGTAGGCAACGTCGGCGTCCCCCGCGATACGCAGCGTCGTCCAGCCGGCGCGCAGGTTGTCCTGCACCGCCTTCATGCCGCGCAACGCCTTGAACGCCGAAGAGTGCTTGAGATGGTCGATCTGGTAGTCGTCGACCGTGATCAGCGGATGCGAATGCGCGTCGACGAGCCCCGGGAGGAGCGTCGCGTCGCCGAGGTCGAGCGTCTCGAGCCCCGGCGTGAGGAGCTCTCTTCCGCCGACCGCCACGATCCGCTCGCCTTCGACGACGACCACGGCGTCTTGCTTCACCTGGTCGCTGCGCCCGTCGATCAAACGGGCGGCGCGGACAGCGATACGAGAAGAAGCTGCTGGTAGAGGAGAGGCGGTTGCAGCGCTGGCGGCTGTCGACGGGGCGAGTGTGGCGGCGGCGATCCAGGCCAGGGTTCGCAGATGGGCTCGCATCACGGGACGGTAACAGATCCTCGTGGCGACGCCGGGGGGGCTGCTAGGGGTCGCGGAAGCGGGCTTCGATCTTCGTGGGGCCCCATACGGTGAAGTGGAGCGTCGGGCTCGTGGCGGGCTGGGCGAGCGGTGGGGTGGTCTCGATCTGCCAGCCGAGGAAGCGGTCGCGGGCTGACGGCTCGACTTCGGCTTCGAGGGCGAGGCCGGCGGGGTAGGTGCCGGTGTAGCTGGCGCCGATGTCGAAACCGTCCACCTTCACCGTTCCCTCCGGGGCACTGAGCTCGACCGGCATCGGCTCGCCGGCACCGAGCATCTTCTGGAGCTGGTTCCGGATCGCCTGTGGGCGCCAGGCGAAGTAGTCGCGGAGTTTCCCGGCCCAGTCGAGGTCGGTGACGCCGAGGGTCTTAGCAGTCTGCTCGTAGCGCACGACCAGGCTCTCGAGGTAATCGGGGGTGAGCTGATGGTTGAGCGCCTGCGTCGTGCGGCGGACGATCTCTGTGCTGTACTCCGGGTCCTCCTCGACGAGTCGGTGCAGGAGAGCTTGCTGCGGCGAGCGCAGCTCTCGCTGGTTGTCGAGCACGTAGGGCAGCACGTCGCGCTTGTTGCCGAAGCGCGAGTTTCGCGGCGGCGTGCGGAAGCTCATGTCGTGGTCCCAGTGAACCCAGGTCCAGCGGCCGGAGGCGAGCTCGCCGCGG is part of the Thermoanaerobaculia bacterium genome and harbors:
- a CDS encoding RNA polymerase subunit sigma-70: MTGGTVELDRLFSAYGSGDSSAFPALVELLYAELKRIARSQLRAGRPAGLETTALVHEAYMKLAASAATPARDREHFFAVCARAMRQLVIDQHRAANAGKRGEGIVHLPLDTGVHILDVGATDLERVHDALERLEEINPQLVRLVELRVFAGLTEAETAATLGLPLRTAQREWQRARAWLRLDLEASR
- a CDS encoding amidohydrolase family protein, which translates into the protein MRAHLRTLAWIAAATLAPSTAASAATASPLPAASSRIAVRAARLIDGRSDQVKQDAVVVVEGERIVAVGGRELLTPGLETLDLGDATLLPGLVDAHSHPLITVDDYQIDHLKHSSAFKALRGMKAVQDNLRAGWTTLRIAGDADVAYAVTDLRKAIDAGLFLGPRLTGAAHYLSTTGGGGDINFLAPEVRVAADGRIADGVEEVRKAVREEIKYGSDWVKLLVTGAFMSAGDRPQDVHFSPEELRVAVDEAKRHGVPVMAHAHATDGIKAAIRAGVRSIEHGTFLDDEAIGMLVESGVWLVPTLYIGDYYIEHGDPTGAQAKMIELSKRYKDEQYAWVGKAIRAGVKIAAGSDFGGYTQEINVGEIAALHRAGMTPMQAIQAATRVGAELLGWEDRIGTLEPGKLADLVAVPGDPLGDLGLLTHPSFVMVGGKRVPL
- a CDS encoding serine/threonine protein kinase; translated protein: MIGDLDLERARRADRLFAELLDLDEVRRGEQLELLRGEDAAVAALLDRLLDAARCGTEASLDQALRQGAILAARARPEAADAFAAGSRVGAWRIVEPLARGGMSRVFVAERVAGGFRQRAALKLFERSPDRDSELVQRFEQERQILATLAHPNIARVLDGGVADDGRPYLVLELIDGEAIDRWCASRNPSLTERLQLFATAARAVQHAHSHLIVHRDLKPSNLLVDRSGVVKLLDFGIAKVLAGSRALDGLELSAPETRTTTRPLTPAYASPEQIRGEPVQTASDVYQLGLLLYEMLAGRPAHLFREDSWRELERVVCEADPPPLAPSNRRSQPGAGGTSTGLARIPADLETIVRKALQKDPERRYGSADRLADDVERFLADQPVLARPDTIRYRARKFVRRHRLAVGSASLVALLVLAATIVVLLQSRQVAAERDRARSEARRSEEVSRFLVSIFRASSPLENSGEDPTAGELLRRGEERLEGELADEPALFVPMILQIAEMNYGLGHWSTAEKLARRGLEVTARLPNSELFEAQALYVLAVVADVRGETAAAEPLARRSVDLRRRHLDPGHPDLPRALTVLAEIVGALDRPAEAEEAIAEALAILEAQPEVEPRALAGPLQVLGLAHLAQDEFEPAEAATRRAFDLAVRAYGATDPRTNWVRSNLARVLEVRGRTEEAYELFSTALAMRKKLLGEDHPRYSVAPLNMARICLVVGEVDTAETLARETLAAREKQLGEEHPDTAAARTLLATVEREQLRPDAALRNLVLAGDGLRRAFGESHRRYRLNELHRGHVLVDLGRLAEAETLRPLAEAVAARGLASDQVLAALLLGRMELAAGRDRAALGEFGRVVEAQRRLGDARLRPALEARFLAAFARARLAGAGEADPPGQEGPLPGPAAAAAELRPATPRLEQMISRHLAALSLSPSP